In the Clostridium gelidum genome, GCCGCGATCATAGTAACTCCAACTCCACAACCAAATATTAAATCTGATTTATCTTTTTCAGTAAGAGCTGGTAATTTAATAGATACTCCTGGTACGTTAACTCCCTTATGAGTTCCAACGAATCCAGTATTTTGAACTTCACACTTTATAGCATTTCCTGAAACAGATTTAACAGTTAATCCAACTAAACCGTCATCTATTAAAATAGTATTTCCTGGTTTAACATCATTAGCTAATCCTTCATATGTAACAGCACATTTAGTTGCATCTCCAACTATTTCCATATCTCCTGCATATACAGTAAATTCTGTACCTTTAATTAATTCAAGTTTCTTTGGTTCAAACTTTCCTGTTCTGATTTCTGGTCCTTTAGTATCAAGGATTATTGCAATTTCTCTGTTAAGTTTCTTTGATAATTCCTTAACCTTTGCAATTCTTCCACCATGTTCTTCATGATCACCATGTGAAAAATTATGTCTTGAAGCATTCATTCCTGCTAACATTATTTTTTCTAATATTTCCATATCCTCACTTGCTGGGCCAATTGTACAAATCATTTTAGTTTTTCTCATTAAACTAACACTCCTCTTTTTTTGATTAGGCACATTATTAAATGTGTCTCTATTTATAAATTTTATATAAATAAACTATATTATTATTATAACCTTTATTATTATGATAATACTTGGGCAATATCATATAATTCTTTATCAAAAACGCTTTCTATGTCTAACGCTTCATCTATATCTTGATCTATAATCTTGTTACCCTTAATTCCTATTACTTTTGAAGTTTTTCCTTCTATTAATACTTCAATAGCCTTTGCTCCCATTTTTGAAGCTAAAACTCTATCTGTAGCTGAAGGGCTACCACCTCTTTGAATGTGACCTAAAATTGTTGCTCTTGCTTCAATTCCTGTTACTTCTTCAACATATTTTGCAAGTTCGAATGCTCCACCAATTCCTTCTGCAAGGATTATTAAGTTATGCATTTTTCCTTTGTTTTTACCTTCTAAAATAGTTCTGCAAAGCATATCCTTGTCAAATTCTATTTCTGGAATTATGACTGATTCTGCTCCACCACAGATACCTGCATATAAAGATAAATCTCCACAATCTCTTCCCATGACTTCTACTATAGAAACTCTTTCATGAGAAGTTGACGTATCTCTGATTTTATTTATAGCATCTACTACAGTATTTAATGCTGTATCAAATCCTATAGTAAAATCAGTATAAGCTAAGTCATTATCAATTGTTCCTGGTAAACCAATTGTTTTGATTCCAAGTTTTGATAATAATTTTGCTCCCATAAATGAGCCGTCTCCACCTATAACTACTAAAGCTTCCACACCATAGGCTTGTAATATTTTAGCAGCTTTTTTTCTTACTTCTTCATCTTTGAATTCAGGACATCTAGCAGTTCTTAAAATTGTTCCACCTCTTTGAATTATATCAGATACTGAATTTCTATCCATGCTGAATAATTCTCCGTTGATAAGTCCACTATACCCTCTTTGCACTCCCATAACTTCAATTCCATTATGAATTGCAGTCCTTACTACCGCTCTAATTGCAGCATTCATTCCTGGTGCATCTCCACCACTTGTTAACACAGCTATCTTTTTCATAATATATATTTCCTCCTTAAATACTACGGGACATTTTTAGCCCCCCTTGTACATAATATAACCATAATTCATTAACCAACAATTATTGTACATAAAATTCTATCAATTATCAATCATATTTGACCAATTTCTGATATTATTCTAAAATAAATATCATAATTTCATAATAAGTTTTATATAATTCATCTTCTTCTAATTATTCAATTTATTTTACTATTCCACATATTTCGCCATTTGTAAGCTCATTTATATAGTTAACATACATTTTTAATCAAGATACTCGATGCATTTAATGTACTAATTCTTTTATAACTATATATTAAACTTTAATTTGCCTTCTCTATTATACCCAATAATCGATTGATTTATATAAATTAATATAATTTTTGCAATATTAATTTTTGTAATATTTTTCATTTACATATTTGATAATTTTAAAGCCCTAACTTGCTGTCAATTGTTAAAGTCCTTCTTGTATTTTTACATTTTCTTCGCCTAAATTTTCTTTTAGCAAATTTATTACATCACTATCTAGTGAAATCCACCTATCTCGTGGTACCCTAAACTTTTGTTTTTCTTTACTTGCAAATATATAAATAGGTGTATCTCCAATATATTCTTTTATTAATAAATCTTTAAGCTTTTTACTAAGCTCTTTCGCTTCTACCGAATTCTCTACTCTTAAATATACTTTTGAATTATCTATTTTTTCTAAAGGTTCTATCGTTTCACATATAAGTTTAGGTGGTTCATCTTCTTTTAAACTTAATCTCCCCTTTATTATAACTAAACTATCCGTTACGCATAATTCTTTAACTTTATCTAATGTTTTAGGGAATACTATTACTTCAATTGTTCCTGTTAAATCTTCAAGTTTTAAAAATGCCATTATTGTATTATTCCTAGTTACTTTTTGATTAACTACTGCAAGTATTCCCCCAAGAATTACTCTATCATTGTCTTGCAGAGTATCTGCCCCTGCAAATATAGCAACTTCAGCCATCTCATTTTCTAATGTTTCATCAAGGGTTTCTTGAACTAAAAATATCTTAGATATTTCATTTGAAGTTTGCA is a window encoding:
- the pfkA gene encoding 6-phosphofructokinase, which translates into the protein MKKIAVLTSGGDAPGMNAAIRAVVRTAIHNGIEVMGVQRGYSGLINGELFSMDRNSVSDIIQRGGTILRTARCPEFKDEEVRKKAAKILQAYGVEALVVIGGDGSFMGAKLLSKLGIKTIGLPGTIDNDLAYTDFTIGFDTALNTVVDAINKIRDTSTSHERVSIVEVMGRDCGDLSLYAGICGGAESVIIPEIEFDKDMLCRTILEGKNKGKMHNLIILAEGIGGAFELAKYVEEVTGIEARATILGHIQRGGSPSATDRVLASKMGAKAIEVLIEGKTSKVIGIKGNKIIDQDIDEALDIESVFDKELYDIAQVLS